A part of Bubalus bubalis isolate 160015118507 breed Murrah chromosome 6, NDDB_SH_1, whole genome shotgun sequence genomic DNA contains:
- the TAGLN2 gene encoding transgelin-2: MANRGPSYGLSREVQQKIEKQYDADLEQILIQWITSQCRKDVGRPQPGRENFQNWLKDGTVLCELINGLYPEGQAPVKKIQASTMAFKQMEQISQFLQAAERYGINTTDIFQTVDLWEGKNMACVQRTLMNLGGLAVARDDGLFSGDPNWFPKKSKENPRYFSDNQLQEGKNVIGLQMGTNRGASQAGMTGYGMPRQIL; this comes from the exons ATGGCCAACAGGGGACCTTCCTACGGCCTGAGCCGGGAGGTACAGCAGAAGATTGAGAAACAGTACGATGCGGACCTGGAGCAAATCCTGATCCAGTGGATCACCAGCCAGTGCCGCAAGGATGTGGGCCGGCCCCAGCCTGGGCGCGAGAACTTCCAGAACTGGCTCAAGGATGGCACG GTGCTGTGTGAGCTCATTAATGGGCTGTACCCCGAGGGGCAGGCCCCAGTGAAGAAGATCCAGGCCTCCACCATGGCCTTCAAGCAGATGGAGCAGATCTCCCAGTTCCTGCAAGCAGCCGAGCGCTATGGCATCAACACCACTGACATCTTCCAGACTGTGGACCTCTGGGAAG GAAAGAACATGGCCTGTGTGCAGCGGACGCTGATGAATCTGGGCGGGCTGGCGGTAGCCCGGGATGATGGGCTCTTCTCTGGGGATCCTAACTGGTTTCCCAA GAAATCCAAGGAGAACCCTCGGTACTTCTCGGACAACCAACTGCAGGAGGGCAAGAATGTGATTGGCTTACAGATGGGGACCAACCGCGGGGCTTCTCAGGCAGGCATGACCGGCTACGGGATGCCGCGCCAGATCCTCTGA